In the Candidatus Rokuibacteriota bacterium genome, CAAAGACCTGGCCCCGGCCGACCTGAAGGACCGGTTGCTCTTCGACGTCCTCGCGGAGAAATTCGGCTTCCACATCCTTCGCGCCGACGAGTACCTGGAACCGAGCGTTGCCACGCCGCAGGAGGCGAAGCTGCTCGGGCTTCGGCCGGGCGGTCCCGTAATTCTCATCGAACGCATCGCCTATACGTTTCACAACACGCTGATCGAGTTCAGGAAGAGCGTCGGTCAAGTTCCGCTATTATGTGCAGCTCCGGTGACCGGCGGCGCCCGGCTTAAGCCGCGCATCGCCGGGAGCGGTTCCAGGAAACGCTTGTGTCAGGAGGACACGCGATGACGAACACACAGCGAGGCGTACCTATCTTCCTCCTTCTTGTTCTTCTCTTGGCCGCGGGTCTTCTGATGGGGCTGGTGGGTCCCGCAGGGGCGAAGGAGATCACCATCGTGGCGCCATCCGGCGTCAGCGTGACGCCGTTCTACTACGTGGTGGATCACAAGCTATTCGAGAAGGCCGGACTCACGGTCAAGCCCATCATCGTCACCGTGGGCAAAGAGGTCATCCGGATCTTCACCGCGGGCGACGCCGACATCGCCTTCACGGGCCCGGGGCCGATGGGCGTCACGATCGGCCGCGGCGTGCCCGCCAAGGTGCTCGCCTTCTTCGCCTACGGGAGCGTGGCGGTGGTGACGTTTGATCCGGCGATAAAGGAGGTGAAGGACCTCAAGGGCAAACGGGTCGCCATCTCGGGCCCGGGGAGTGCCAGCGAAGTCATCGGGCGCATCGTCCTCTACGAGCTCGGCCTCGATCCCCACAAGGATGCCCAGGTGCGGCCCATGACGGGGCCGGAGATGCTGAAGGCAGGCAAGCTGGGTGAGGTGGACGCCGCGATCACGTGGCCTCCAAACGCCCAGGCTATGGTCATCGAGAACCCGAAGGCCCGGATCCTGGTCGACGTGAACGCGGAATGGCGGCGGATCTTCAACACGCCCGTTCCCGCGGTCTGGCACGGGTTGCTCGTGAAGGAAAAGTTCCTCCAGGAGCAAGCCGAAGCGGTGAAGAAAATCCAGCAGGTTCTGGCCGAGGCGGTCCGCAAGGTCCAGCACGACGAGGAGGAGCAGGTGCGCCTGCTGGTGAAGTACGAGCGGATGCGGGAGGAATGGGCGCGCCCGGCGGTGAAAAGCGGGATGGTCGTCTTCAACCCGAACCCGACGGTCCTGACTCATGCGGAACGAGAGAGCATGATGAAGATCATGGATTACATGCACCGCTTCGGGTACATAAAGGAGAAGTTGACGCCCGAGCGGCTTTTCTTCGAGTGGAAGTAGGGGGGCAGCGGCCGTGAAAGTCGACGCGGCAGTCGAGCGGCGGCTGGCGACCGTTCGCACTACGCCCGCGGGGCGGCTCCGCGGTCTGCGTAAGTTTCTTCCGATTCTCGGGATCCTGGTCATCTGGCACATCCTGAGCCGGGGAGTTCCCGATTACATCCTGCCCTCCCCCTTCCTCGTCGCGCAGACCTTCTATCGGAGCGTCGTGAGCGGCGAGATCCTGATTCACCTGGTCATGAGCATGCTCCGGGTCTTCGTCGGCTTCGGTCTCGCCGCCATCGTCGGGCTCGCCGTCGGCTTTTTCATGGCGTTCTCACACTTCTTCCGAAGCCAGGTCGATTACCTGATCCGGATGGTCCAGCCGATCCCCGGCATCGCGTGGCTCGGCGTCGTGATCATCTGGTTCGGCCTGGGCGAGACCGCGATCATCACCGTGATCATCATCACGGTCCTCCCCGTCATCGTCCTGACGACGTACGAGGGGTTTCGGAGCGTGGATCCCGAGCTCATGAAGGCGGCGCGGACGCTGGGCGCCAGGAGGCAGTGGCACCTCTTCCGCTACGTCACGTTCCCGGGCGCGCTGCCGCACGTCATGAACGGGCTCCACATGGGCTTCGGCTACGGCTGGCGCGTCCTGGCCGCCGCCGAGATGATCGGCGCCACCCAGGGGCTCGGCTACTGGCTCAACTACAACGCGATCGCCCTCCGGACGGAGGACGTCTTCGTCGTGCTGGTGTTCTTCGCCGCGGCCATGATCGCGTTCGAGGAAGGCGTGTACCGGCGCGTGGAGCGCAGGGTGCTCGGGGGCTGGCTCGAGTGATGCGGTCGGTCTTCACCATCCGCAAGCTCGACAAGACGTTCGTCCGGGAGCGGAACGGCCGCCTCCACGAGACCGAGGCCCTGCGCGAGGTCGCGCTCGAGATCGCGGAGGGCGAGTTCGTCTGCCTGCTCGGCCCGTCCGGCTGCGGGAAGACCACGCTCCTGCAGATCATGGCGGGGCTCGAGTTTCCGACTGGCGGTACGATCGAGTATCGCGGCCAGCCGATCCTCGGCCCCGACACGAGCCGCGGCTTCATCTTCCAGCGCTTCAACCTCTTCCCGTGGCTGACCGCGCTCGAGAACGTGAAGTTCGGCCTGCGCCTCAAGGGGCTCCCGCAGATGGAGCAGAACCGGACCGCGCTGGAGAAGCTGCGGATGGTACGGCTCGTCGCCTTCAAGGATCATTACCCCCGCGAGCTGTCAGGCGGCATGCAGCAGCGGGTGTCGCTCGCGCGCACCCTCGCCATCGAGCCCGACGTGTACCTGATGGACGAGCCGTTCGGCTCCCTCGACGCGCAGACCCGCCGGCAGATGCAGCAAGAGCTGATCGCGCTGTGGCAGGAGACGGAGCTCAGGACGAAGACGATTGTGTTCGTCACCCACGACATCACCGAGGCGGTGCTGCTCGGCGACCGCATTGTCCTGCTGACGGCGCGGCCGGGCACGGTGAAGGAGATCGTGCGCGTGGACGTCCCGCGGCCCCGCGACCCGTTCGACCCGCAGCTCGTCGCGCTGGCGCGCACCATCGTGACCAACATCCAAGAGGAGATCGACAAGGCGCTCCGGGAGGAGCTGGAAGCGCGCACCGACTGAGCCCGCTGCGCGCCGGAAGGAGAGTGCCATGAGCCGGGCCTTCGCATCGATCCCGATTCCGGACCGCCCGCCGAAGCCGCGCGCGAGATCCCTCACGGTGATGATCGACTGGGGGCTGGAGCTGCGGGCGGTGGAGGACCTCATGGAGGAGGCGCACGAGTTCACCGATCTGGCCAAGGTCGCAGTCGGCATCTCCGGTCTCGTGAGCCACGACTTCCTGACCAGGAAGGTCGCCGCGTACCAGGCCTACGCGGTCGACCCGTTTCCGGGCGGAATGTTCCTCGAATACGCCTTCCACCACCGGAAGGCGACGGAATACCTGGCCGAGTGCGTCAACCCCCGCTGATTGAGGACGATGGGGGGCGGTCACGCAAAAGATCAGGTCAGCCGTACCGTAGGATTGCCGCAGTTGTCAAGGGCCTTCCGGCGCCGCAGGGTGGGGTGTGGTCAGGCTCAGCGCGTTGGACCGGCCAGCGCGAACGGGCGCCGGAGCGCGCGGCGCCAGGCCACGAACGGCGCGAGGAGCATCGCGAAGAGGAGCAGGAGCAGCACGGCGCTGATCGGGCGCTGAACGAACACGAAGAGGTCGCCCCGGCTCATGAAGAGGCTCTGCTGGAAGGTCTTCTCGAGCATCGGCCCGAGGACCAGCGCCAGGATCATCGGCGCCACGTCGAACTCGAGTTTCCGCAGCACATACCCGACGACCCCCATGACCACGAGCACGACTAGGTCGAGCAGGCTGTTGTTCACGCTGTATGTGCCGACGAGCATGAACATCAAGGGCGTGGTCACCTTCCAGCTCCTGCTTCAGCTCCGCGTGGCCTTTATAGTCGATCACTAGGCTTTTGCTCTGGGCGAACTTCTTGAAGGATTCGCTCTCGATCGCCTTCTTGAAGGTGTCGTGAATGGTCTGCACGACGTGATCGGGCGTTCCTTTGGGCGCAAACACGAAGAGCGGGTTGCCACCGGTGACATCGTACCCGAGCTCCCGCACCGCCGGAACATCCGGGAAGAGAGGATTCCGTTTCTCCTCGAAGGTCGCCAGAATCCGCATCTTGCCCGCCTGCACATGACCGAGAATCACGACAGGCGGGATCACCGTGGCCTCGACATGACCTCCCAGCACCGCAGCGGTCATCTCCCCACCCCCGCCGCCGAACGGCACAGGCGTCATATCCACTCCGGCCTTTTCCTTCAGTGTCTCAAGCGTCAGGTGCTGGAGCGAGCCGGCGCCCGGATGGGCCACCCGGATCTTCCCGGGATTGGCCTTGGCGTACTCCAGCACCCCCTTCATCGTTCTCCAGGGCGCCTCCGCGCGCACGGCCCACACCAGCGGCGGATTGATCAGCTTGATCACGGGCAGGAAATCTGCTGGTCCCTTGTACGGCAGGTTGCTGATGTGCGGCTGGACCAGCATCGGGCCTTTGGTGGTGATCCCGATGGTGTAGCCGTCCGGCTTGGCCTGGACGACCTCAGCCCCGCCTACGGTCCCAGCCCCACCCGGGCGGTTGACGACGAGGAGCGGCTTCGGGAAGTACGGCTTGGTTGCCTCGACTAGGTTCCGAGCGACCTGATCGGGGAGGCCGCCCGCCCCGAACGGCACGATCAGGGAGACCGGCTTTTCGGGATAGGCCTGGGCAACGGAGGCGAAGAGGAGGGTCCATACCGCCACGAGATTTATCGAAGCTCGAACCCCGCGCTGTCGCATCGCGCTTCCTCCTCTCTACGTCTCGGACTCTTTGTACACGGTCACGGTTCCGGTGGCTGGATCCAGCTCGACGTAATCGCCGGTCACGACGGTTGCCACCGGATCCGGCTCGAGTCCGTCCAGGATGGGGATGCCGGCGAAGATGGCCCCCTGCACCATGACAGGGTTGCTCCGCCGGAAGATCAGGGCGAGCGGGGCGAGGCCGCGGTGGGCCAAGTCCGCCAGCGCCCATCCCGCGGCCATGCCACCCTTGACGCCCGAGAACACGAGGATCTTGCCCGCTAGGCTCTGCCCGTAGATCGCGTGCCCGGCGCGGGAGATGATGCCGGTTTCCCGATCGAGGTCGTAACGGACGCCGAAAGCCTCCGTCGAGACTAGCGCGCGGCCTGCTACTGCCCGGCCGGGACCGGGGTGGCCGCGGAGAACGATGACCCGTCGTTCACCCTTCATTCCGCCAATCGCCCCTGGACGGCTGCCTCGATGCAGGTCGCCGTGCGGCGCAGGATCGGCTGGTACTGGTAGCTCGGGACGATGTTCGCGAGCTTGGCGGAGTTGGTGAGCACGCTCCGCCAGCCGAACGTTCTCCGCATGTCGCCGATAGCCATGTGGTAGAAACACGTGCCGTCGAGCACCAGCCCGCCGGCCCGCTCGATGGCGTCAACGTAACCCAGCCGCTCGCCCGCCGCACGCGCCATGGCGTCGGTGGTCACGATCAGGCGCGTGTTCTCGTGCACCGTGCGTCCATCGAGCAGCTCCGCCAGCATGCGAAGCTCGAAGACGGAAAGTTGCGGGGCCGAGAAGACTACCAGATCCACCTCGCGGCGATCCGGGACGTACCAGCGATATACTCCATCGATCTCCTCCGCGCCGACCCGGATCGTCCGCTCGGGCGTTCGCCCGCCGAAGGCTTCGGCCACGGTGCGCGCCTCTGTGGTGATGGGTGGCATGTGGAACATGGCGATCGATCCCCAGGCCGCGAGCGCCGCCCCGAAATGCTTCAGCTCGTCCGGCAGGGGGGACCGGTTCAAAACGGAGATGACGGGCACCGCCCAGTAGTCCGTCAACTGCCGCCCGATCAGCGCGCCAAGGGCCCCCCAGTCGGCAAGATCCGCTAGCTCGGTCGTGACGTCCACCAGCACTGTGCCGGCCCGGCATTCGTCCCGGTGAAAGCCGTAGTCGGGAACGCGTCCGGTGAGGGCCGCCGCCAGTGCGGCCGGCCCGCTCTCGAAGTTGCTCCGAGCGCCGATTACCGAGTTCGCCCAGATCACCGTCCCGGTATCGCCCCAGGCCAAATGCTCCCCTCGGTGCGGCTGGTAGGCCGTTTGGTAGAGTACGCAGCTGCCAAGCGCGATGAATCCCATCTTCCGGCAGAGCGCGATCACCTTGCGCTCGAACTCCACCATCGCAGGGTCCTGGCGGAGCCGCTCGGCCGCCGCGAAGTCCACCGAGCCAGGGTTCAGGGTGGCCAGGACGCGCGCTCGGGCTCCCTGCTCCATGAGCCGCTCCAGGAAGGCGACCCCGGAGGGGCCGAGAATCTCGATGTCGGCCATCATGTGCGCCGAGCGGACGGAAAGCATCCGGGTCGCCCCGAAGAACTTCCCGGTCTCCACCTGGAGGCTCAGGGCCCATCGGCACGGCTCACCGCAGTCCCCGTTTAGCATCCGCTCCTCTTCGCGGGTCAACTCCATCAGGCGTCGGGACCTCCTTTGCGCGAGTTCGGAAGGGTCTGCGGTCACGGGCGCACGATGTGGGACTCGTAACATGTCACCCGCACACTGTCAAGGGAAGGTCCCGGGACAGCGTTGACCTCGCATCGGGAGTGTGTTACTCAAGGCTACCATCCCGCGCCGCGAGCGTTTTTCTGGTTGAGCCGTTGTGCCTGTCGTGAGGGAATCGCCATGGTGAGACGGGTCGGGTTCATCGGGCTCGGGATCATGGGGCGTCCGATGGCGCGGAACCTCCTGAAGGCCGGCTTCGAGCTCATCGTGCACAACCGGAGCCAGGGGCCGGTCCAGGCGTTGATCGCCGAAGGCGTGCGGGCCGCGACCTCGCCCAGGGCCGTCGCCAAGCAGGTAGAATGCCTGATCACGATGCTCCCCGACTCCCCCGATGTCGAACCGGTGGCCCTCGGGCCGAATGGGATCATCGAGGGCGCTCACCCCGGCCTCATCTTTATCGACATGTCCACCATCTCGTCGCTTGCCTCTCAACGGATCGCCCGGGCGCTTGACGCGAAGGGTGTCCGGATGCTGGACGCTCCCGTCTCGGGAGGGGAGAAAGGCGCCATCGAAGGACGCTCTCCATCATGGTGGGCGGCGACAAGGCTGTCTTCGAGCAGGTGTTCCCAGTCCTTCAGGTTCTAGAATGCGGATCCGGCTGTCGCGGAACGCGCGGCTCGTTCGCTTCCCCGCCTCGGACGCCGTGCAGCTCGAGGGGCGCCTGACGCCGGCGGAGCGCGACCGCGCCGTGGTGCTCTGTCACCCGCATCCGCTCTACGGCGGGTCGATGCTCACGCCCGTGATCATGACGGCGGAGCAGGCCTTTCAGGACGCCGGGTACACGACCCTCGCGTTCAACTTTCGGGGCGTGGGCGGGAGCGAAGGCTCGCACGACGAAGGGCGGGCGGAGGTCGCCGACGTCGCGGGGGCCCTCGACTTCCTCCAGGAGGCGCTGGGCGGCATTCCCTCGACGCAGGTGGTGGCGGGGTACTCCTTCGGCAGCATGGTCGGCGGCCGGCTGGCAGCCACCGACCCGCGGGTCTCCGGTTACCTGGCGATCGCCCCGCCCCTGAACCGCTACGACTTCGCGTTCCTGCGCACGGCCTCCTGCCGGATCGCCGTGATCGCAGGGAGCCGGGACGACTTCTGCGATCCCGATCGGCTCGAGAGGCTCATCACCGCCCTGCTCGCCCCGCCCTGGGTGCGACTGCTCGACACCGATCACTTCTTTCAGGGGACGCTGGAGGATCTCGCGGCGGCGTGCCGGGACGCCGTCCGGTGGCTTCACGGGGAGACGACGCGGACCTGATTCGAGGGCACCTCGAAGGCGGAGCCGCGCGAGTCAGTTCCACTTCGCCTGCCAGCGCGGGTCGCGCTCCCCGCGCGCGGCGAGGAGCGTCCTCAGGTAGCGCGTTACCTCGCCGATCCGCGCCTCGACGTTCGGCTCCTCGAGGAGACGCTGCCGCAGCTCCGCCTCGCCGACCACTGCGGCGGCGATCCGGTCCACGACGGCGGCTGGGCTGTCGCGGTCGGTCAGGACGTCGAGGAGCTTCGGGATCGGTCGAGAGAGCCCGCTGAGGAGCTGGCCGAAGGCGAGCCGCAGGGGTTCCAGCTGGGGCGCGAGCTCCCGCTCACCCCCGGCGGGATAGGCGTCCTCGAGCCAGCGCGCGGCGGCGATCCGGTAGAGCTTCTCCGCCCGGACCTCGCCCTCGATGACGATCCGGCCGGTTCCGCGCAGGAGGATGTTGTAGCGGCCGTCCGGGAGCCTCTCCCACTGCGTGATCTCCCCGGCGCCGGCGACGCGGCAGACCGGGGGCCGCCCGTAGTAGTCTGCTTCCCAGCCCGGCTTGAGCAGGACCACGGCGAGGCATTTGTCGCCGGCCACGCGGTCCGCCACCATCTGACGGTAGCGTGGCTCGAAGATGTGAAGCGGCAGGGTCGTGTGCGGGAAGAAGACCGTGTTGGGGAGGGGGAAGATGGGAACACGGAGGCTCACGGGCGGCGCGGGGATCTGGTCAGGCCGGATCCGAGGGGAAGAC is a window encoding:
- a CDS encoding ABC transporter substrate-binding protein, which gives rise to MTNTQRGVPIFLLLVLLLAAGLLMGLVGPAGAKEITIVAPSGVSVTPFYYVVDHKLFEKAGLTVKPIIVTVGKEVIRIFTAGDADIAFTGPGPMGVTIGRGVPAKVLAFFAYGSVAVVTFDPAIKEVKDLKGKRVAISGPGSASEVIGRIVLYELGLDPHKDAQVRPMTGPEMLKAGKLGEVDAAITWPPNAQAMVIENPKARILVDVNAEWRRIFNTPVPAVWHGLLVKEKFLQEQAEAVKKIQQVLAEAVRKVQHDEEEQVRLLVKYERMREEWARPAVKSGMVVFNPNPTVLTHAERESMMKIMDYMHRFGYIKEKLTPERLFFEWK
- a CDS encoding ABC transporter permease; protein product: MKVDAAVERRLATVRTTPAGRLRGLRKFLPILGILVIWHILSRGVPDYILPSPFLVAQTFYRSVVSGEILIHLVMSMLRVFVGFGLAAIVGLAVGFFMAFSHFFRSQVDYLIRMVQPIPGIAWLGVVIIWFGLGETAIITVIIITVLPVIVLTTYEGFRSVDPELMKAARTLGARRQWHLFRYVTFPGALPHVMNGLHMGFGYGWRVLAAAEMIGATQGLGYWLNYNAIALRTEDVFVVLVFFAAAMIAFEEGVYRRVERRVLGGWLE
- a CDS encoding ABC transporter ATP-binding protein — translated: MRSVFTIRKLDKTFVRERNGRLHETEALREVALEIAEGEFVCLLGPSGCGKTTLLQIMAGLEFPTGGTIEYRGQPILGPDTSRGFIFQRFNLFPWLTALENVKFGLRLKGLPQMEQNRTALEKLRMVRLVAFKDHYPRELSGGMQQRVSLARTLAIEPDVYLMDEPFGSLDAQTRRQMQQELIALWQETELRTKTIVFVTHDITEAVLLGDRIVLLTARPGTVKEIVRVDVPRPRDPFDPQLVALARTIVTNIQEEIDKALREELEARTD
- a CDS encoding phosphosulfolactate synthase; translation: MSRAFASIPIPDRPPKPRARSLTVMIDWGLELRAVEDLMEEAHEFTDLAKVAVGISGLVSHDFLTRKVAAYQAYAVDPFPGGMFLEYAFHHRKATEYLAECVNPR
- a CDS encoding tripartite tricarboxylate transporter permease, giving the protein MTTPLMFMLVGTYSVNNSLLDLVVLVVMGVVGYVLRKLEFDVAPMILALVLGPMLEKTFQQSLFMSRGDLFVFVQRPISAVLLLLLFAMLLAPFVAWRRALRRPFALAGPTR
- a CDS encoding DUF126 domain-containing protein; translation: MKGERRVIVLRGHPGPGRAVAGRALVSTEAFGVRYDLDRETGIISRAGHAIYGQSLAGKILVFSGVKGGMAAGWALADLAHRGLAPLALIFRRSNPVMVQGAIFAGIPILDGLEPDPVATVVTGDYVELDPATGTVTVYKESET
- a CDS encoding aconitase X catalytic domain-containing protein, which produces MELTREEERMLNGDCGEPCRWALSLQVETGKFFGATRMLSVRSAHMMADIEILGPSGVAFLERLMEQGARARVLATLNPGSVDFAAAERLRQDPAMVEFERKVIALCRKMGFIALGSCVLYQTAYQPHRGEHLAWGDTGTVIWANSVIGARSNFESGPAALAAALTGRVPDYGFHRDECRAGTVLVDVTTELADLADWGALGALIGRQLTDYWAVPVISVLNRSPLPDELKHFGAALAAWGSIAMFHMPPITTEARTVAEAFGGRTPERTIRVGAEEIDGVYRWYVPDRREVDLVVFSAPQLSVFELRMLAELLDGRTVHENTRLIVTTDAMARAAGERLGYVDAIERAGGLVLDGTCFYHMAIGDMRRTFGWRSVLTNSAKLANIVPSYQYQPILRRTATCIEAAVQGRLAE
- a CDS encoding NAD(P)-binding domain-containing protein → MVRRVGFIGLGIMGRPMARNLLKAGFELIVHNRSQGPVQALIAEGVRAATSPRAVAKQVECLITMLPDSPDVEPVALGPNGIIEGAHPGLIFIDMSTISSLASQRIARALDAKGVRMLDAPVSGGEKGAIEGRSPSWWAATRLSSSRCSQSFRF
- a CDS encoding alpha/beta fold hydrolase, which codes for MRIRLSRNARLVRFPASDAVQLEGRLTPAERDRAVVLCHPHPLYGGSMLTPVIMTAEQAFQDAGYTTLAFNFRGVGGSEGSHDEGRAEVADVAGALDFLQEALGGIPSTQVVAGYSFGSMVGGRLAATDPRVSGYLAIAPPLNRYDFAFLRTASCRIAVIAGSRDDFCDPDRLERLITALLAPPWVRLLDTDHFFQGTLEDLAAACRDAVRWLHGETTRT
- a CDS encoding LON peptidase substrate-binding domain-containing protein; this encodes MSLRVPIFPLPNTVFFPHTTLPLHIFEPRYRQMVADRVAGDKCLAVVLLKPGWEADYYGRPPVCRVAGAGEITQWERLPDGRYNILLRGTGRIVIEGEVRAEKLYRIAAARWLEDAYPAGGERELAPQLEPLRLAFGQLLSGLSRPIPKLLDVLTDRDSPAAVVDRIAAAVVGEAELRQRLLEEPNVEARIGEVTRYLRTLLAARGERDPRWQAKWN